DNA sequence from the Candidatus Fluviicola riflensis genome:
CTTCGATCAGATAGGGCACATTGTTTACGATCATGAAGTCAATGCGCGCAATCGATTTTAACTGCAATAATTGATAGCATTTTCGCGCGACTTCCCAAACCTGCTCGCGTACCGCGTTATCTATGCGGGCCGGAGTTATTTCCTGCGATTTCCCCAGGTATTTGGCTTCGTAATCGAAAAAATCGTTTTCAGAAGCAATCTCAGTCAGCGGCAACGCGTGTAATCCGGAATGACGGCGATAAATTCCACAAGTAACTTCCGTTCCGTCTAAAAATGCCTCCACAATCACCGTTCCGCCCTCAGCAAATGCTTTATCTAGTGCAGGCCCCAAGGCATCGGCTGTGTTTACACGTGAAATACCGTAACTGGATCCCGAATCGGACGGTTTCACAAAACAAGGTAATCCCAATTGAGCGATGATCGTTGCTTCGTCAACAGCCGTTCTGCTGGTCATAAACACCGATTCGGCAATCCGCACGCCAAACTTGCTCAGAAACTGGTTGCAATACCATTTGTCGAATGAAAGTTCCGAAGCCAAAGCTCCCGAGTTTACATACGGAAGCCCTTTCATATCAAGGTAAGCCTGAATTTTTCCATTTTCACCCGGATTTCCGTGAATGTAGATCAAACCGATGTCGACTTTGGTCTCCGTTCCTGCGTTTGAAAAACTCAGCGTTTCCATATTAAACGGCACTTTTCCTTCCGGTAAATGGGCAAACCAGGCGGCTTTTGTCACCTCGATTTTCACAATTGTATACGTTGAAGGAAAGTTGT
Encoded proteins:
- a CDS encoding D-alanine--D-alanine ligase A, whose protein sequence is MKTVGLFCGGFSSEFDISMKSAQTIVDNFPSTYTIVKIEVTKAAWFAHLPEGKVPFNMETLSFSNAGTETKVDIGLIYIHGNPGENGKIQAYLDMKGLPYVNSGALASELSFDKWYCNQFLSKFGVRIAESVFMTSRTAVDEATIIAQLGLPCFVKPSDSGSSYGISRVNTADALGPALDKAFAEGGTVIVEAFLDGTEVTCGIYRRHSGLHALPLTEIASENDFFDYEAKYLGKSQEITPARIDNAVREQVWEVARKCYQLLQLKSIARIDFMIVNNVPYLIEVNTTPGFSAASIVPQMLAADGISIHDFWKEIFEVEL